The Streptomyces sp. NBC_00440 genome contains a region encoding:
- a CDS encoding HAD domain-containing protein, with amino-acid sequence MTRSPLRPLLFLDIDGTLIPFGATPEQYPDGYPTYPYRQREVGAHPLLARVDPALGPRLVGLPCELVWATTWEAEANECLAPLLGLEQLPVVAWREASYEDVRRGLHWKTRTLLDWSEGRPFAWLDDEITDTDRAWVAEHHPARALLHRVDHRHGLTDADFAALDEWLRAG; translated from the coding sequence GTGACCCGTTCCCCGCTGCGCCCCCTTCTCTTCCTGGACATCGACGGGACGCTCATCCCCTTCGGCGCGACGCCGGAGCAGTACCCGGACGGCTACCCGACGTACCCGTACAGGCAGCGTGAAGTCGGCGCGCATCCCCTGCTGGCCAGGGTCGATCCCGCGCTCGGGCCCCGGCTGGTGGGACTTCCGTGCGAGCTGGTGTGGGCCACCACCTGGGAGGCCGAGGCCAACGAGTGCCTTGCGCCCCTGCTCGGCCTGGAGCAACTCCCCGTAGTCGCCTGGCGGGAGGCGTCCTACGAGGACGTGCGCCGCGGCCTCCACTGGAAGACCCGCACCCTTCTCGACTGGTCCGAAGGCCGCCCCTTCGCCTGGCTCGACGACGAGATCACCGACACCGACCGGGCCTGGGTGGCGGAACACCACCCCGCCCGCGCCCTCCTCCACCGCGTCGACCACCGTCACGGCCTCACCGACGCGGACTTCGCCGCTCTCGACGAGTGGCTGCGTGCGGGTTAG
- a CDS encoding sensor histidine kinase, with protein MRTTSRTRQLGNTLRSWALLPAGDGSAAQSPVARPVPRSPLLPARAMDLVLTAVALLLAVWISAQNPSMGPAAPWANLLIAAVSALPLLARRRAPELVLAIGLLAKILQVSAFATPLAYYAEGAYRGPHSRRIVWASAGIGLVALAPWNAAAWSSFRTVVTWFAVNFVFSCLVPLLLGLYVGQRRAVVAGLVERAERAEREQRLVAEAAREQERRRIAGEMHDVVSHQVSLIVVHANALSAVAHDPEVTGETAQIIQTAGRRALTELREMLGLLRNGPATGAGAPPASTGSDAAKGGAGAAPHDPAASAERRPVPGAAVDRIAELAEGSRTAGLPVTVLVEGAPQPLGEPVERAAHRVVQEALTNVHKHAPGATTQIRLAFGPRTVRVQIVNGPPGRRPEPAADGEPLLPSGGHGLIGLMERVRLAGGTMGSGPTGDGGFRIDAALPTSVSGASTTGV; from the coding sequence GTGAGAACCACCAGTCGCACTCGTCAGCTCGGGAACACGCTGCGCAGCTGGGCGCTCCTGCCCGCCGGCGACGGAAGCGCGGCGCAGAGCCCCGTGGCGCGGCCCGTACCCCGCTCGCCCCTCCTGCCCGCGCGTGCCATGGATCTGGTGCTGACGGCCGTCGCGTTGCTGCTCGCAGTGTGGATCAGCGCCCAGAACCCCTCCATGGGACCGGCCGCTCCCTGGGCGAATCTGCTGATCGCCGCGGTGAGCGCACTGCCGCTGCTCGCACGGCGCCGGGCGCCCGAACTGGTACTCGCCATCGGGCTGCTCGCCAAGATCCTCCAGGTCTCGGCTTTCGCGACGCCGCTCGCCTACTACGCGGAGGGTGCCTATCGCGGCCCGCACAGCCGCCGGATCGTCTGGGCATCGGCCGGTATCGGGCTGGTGGCCCTCGCGCCCTGGAATGCGGCAGCGTGGTCCAGCTTCCGGACTGTGGTGACCTGGTTCGCGGTGAACTTTGTCTTCTCCTGCCTGGTGCCGCTGCTGCTGGGGCTCTACGTGGGCCAGCGGCGTGCCGTCGTCGCCGGTCTCGTCGAACGGGCGGAGCGCGCCGAGCGGGAACAGCGGCTCGTCGCCGAGGCCGCGCGGGAGCAGGAGCGCCGGCGCATCGCCGGAGAGATGCACGACGTGGTCTCCCACCAGGTGAGCCTGATCGTCGTACACGCCAACGCGCTCAGCGCTGTCGCCCACGACCCGGAGGTTACGGGCGAGACCGCGCAGATCATTCAGACGGCCGGCCGGCGCGCGCTCACCGAACTCCGCGAGATGCTCGGGCTGCTCAGGAACGGCCCGGCCACCGGGGCGGGGGCGCCACCGGCATCCACGGGAAGCGACGCCGCGAAGGGTGGGGCAGGGGCCGCCCCACACGACCCTGCCGCATCGGCCGAGCGGCGGCCTGTCCCCGGGGCGGCCGTCGACAGGATCGCCGAGCTGGCCGAGGGCTCCCGGACCGCCGGGCTGCCCGTCACCGTGCTCGTCGAGGGCGCGCCGCAGCCGCTGGGAGAGCCGGTCGAGCGTGCCGCACACCGGGTCGTGCAGGAGGCTCTGACCAACGTGCACAAGCACGCCCCGGGCGCCACGACGCAGATTCGCCTCGCCTTCGGCCCGCGAACCGTACGGGTGCAGATCGTCAACGGCCCGCCAGGAAGGCGCCCCGAGCCGGCTGCCGACGGTGAGCCTCTGCTGCCCAGCGGGGGACACGGGCTGATCGGGCTGATGGAGCGGGTCCGCCTGGCCGGAGGCACCATGGGGTCCGGACCCACCGGTGACGGCGGCTTCCGGATCGATGCCGCGCTGCCCACCTCGGTGTCCGGAGCATCCACAACCGGAGTTTGA
- a CDS encoding response regulator yields MTVKVVLLDDEKLVRKGIRMILHAEPDIEVVAEGDDGSVAVDLVARHRPDVVLTDIQMPRVGGLEVARQLTALPDPPVVAVLTTFDVDEYVYAALRHGAAGFLLKDTSPRELAEAVRVLARGEAMLSPRITTKLLSVFATSAAAPRARSRMAELTAREREVAVAVAQGHSNSRIATDLSVSQSTVKVHLSRIMTKLDAANRTQVALITHDAGPI; encoded by the coding sequence GTGACCGTCAAGGTAGTCCTCCTCGACGACGAAAAGCTGGTGCGCAAGGGCATCCGGATGATCCTCCACGCCGAGCCGGACATCGAGGTGGTCGCCGAGGGCGATGACGGCTCGGTGGCAGTGGACCTGGTGGCCAGGCACCGCCCGGACGTGGTGCTCACCGACATTCAGATGCCCCGCGTCGGCGGCCTGGAGGTCGCCCGCCAGCTCACCGCGCTGCCCGATCCTCCAGTGGTCGCGGTGCTCACCACCTTCGACGTCGACGAATACGTCTACGCCGCACTCCGGCACGGCGCGGCGGGGTTCCTGCTCAAAGACACCTCGCCGCGCGAACTGGCCGAAGCGGTACGGGTCCTCGCGCGCGGCGAGGCGATGCTCTCACCGCGCATCACCACCAAGCTGCTGTCCGTCTTCGCCACGAGTGCGGCCGCCCCGCGGGCGCGATCGCGGATGGCGGAGCTGACCGCACGCGAGCGCGAGGTCGCCGTGGCAGTCGCCCAGGGCCACAGCAACTCCCGGATCGCCACCGACTTGTCCGTGAGCCAGTCCACGGTCAAGGTCCATCTCAGCCGGATCATGACCAAGCTCGATGCGGCCAACCGCACCCAGGTCGCGCTCATCACCCACGACGCCGGACCGATCTGA
- a CDS encoding polysaccharide deacetylase family protein yields MALHGGGRGWYGKVFGAALGVTMLAAGASVWTAQAGSAGISSPKATAPAMPGSDVKQVETTIAHSSDAGTHGVNITIDDGPDPTWTPQVLDLLREYGVKATFCMIGPEAQAHPDLVKKVVAAGHRLCDHTVSHDTTMDKKSEAYQSQQILDAERMITKASGGVRPMYYRAPGGAFTPYSRKLAASRGMRPLGWNVDSKDFERPGTDAIVATVEQELPNGPTLLFHDAGGDRSQTVEALRRLLPHLKEQGYSFGFPVH; encoded by the coding sequence ATGGCACTGCACGGCGGCGGGCGGGGCTGGTACGGCAAGGTGTTCGGGGCGGCTCTCGGGGTGACGATGCTCGCCGCCGGTGCCTCGGTGTGGACCGCGCAGGCCGGTTCCGCGGGCATCTCGTCACCGAAGGCGACCGCTCCGGCCATGCCGGGCAGTGACGTCAAGCAGGTCGAAACGACCATCGCCCACTCCTCGGACGCGGGAACGCACGGCGTCAACATCACCATCGACGACGGCCCCGACCCCACGTGGACCCCTCAAGTGCTGGACCTGCTGCGGGAGTACGGGGTGAAAGCCACGTTCTGCATGATCGGGCCGGAGGCGCAGGCCCACCCGGACCTCGTGAAGAAGGTGGTCGCGGCCGGGCACCGGCTGTGCGACCACACGGTGTCGCACGACACCACCATGGACAAGAAGTCCGAGGCCTACCAGTCCCAGCAGATACTCGACGCCGAGCGCATGATCACCAAGGCCTCCGGGGGCGTACGGCCGATGTACTACCGGGCGCCCGGCGGGGCCTTCACCCCTTACAGCCGCAAGCTCGCCGCTTCCCGGGGCATGCGCCCGCTGGGCTGGAACGTGGACAGCAAGGACTTCGAGCGTCCGGGTACGGACGCCATCGTCGCCACGGTCGAGCAGGAACTGCCCAACGGACCGACGCTCCTCTTCCACGACGCGGGCGGTGACCGTTCCCAGACCGTCGAGGCCCTGCGCCGCCTCCTCCCCCACCTCAAGGAGCAGGGCTACTCCTTCGGCTTCCCGGTGCACTGA
- a CDS encoding S1 family peptidase, producing the protein MTKRGKAALFAVAGAITLTMAAAPSASAIIGGHDATAPYPFMVSIQKDGHHYCGASLIKPDWIVTAGHCTVNVKPQQLSVRVGDHDRTKGAKAKVIEVIAHPDFSYEPFRNDVAVMKLDHPVDAKPIKLAAKSGPVGTSTRILGWGMTCEDGNDCPNPPIRLQELDTTLVPDDRCSENYNPANELCTDSPTKNAQACILDSGGPQIKGRPGRWELIGATSRDGDADPECATGPGIYTDLTAHRAWIERATAK; encoded by the coding sequence ATGACCAAGCGCGGCAAGGCGGCACTGTTTGCGGTGGCGGGGGCGATCACGCTCACCATGGCAGCGGCACCGTCGGCTTCAGCGATCATCGGGGGACACGATGCCACCGCGCCGTACCCGTTCATGGTGAGCATCCAGAAGGACGGCCACCACTACTGCGGAGCCTCCCTGATCAAACCGGACTGGATCGTCACCGCCGGGCACTGCACGGTGAACGTCAAGCCCCAGCAGCTTTCCGTGCGGGTCGGCGACCACGATCGGACGAAGGGTGCCAAAGCGAAGGTCATCGAGGTCATCGCACACCCGGACTTCTCCTACGAGCCGTTCCGCAACGACGTGGCCGTCATGAAGCTGGACCACCCCGTGGACGCCAAGCCCATCAAACTGGCCGCGAAATCCGGGCCGGTGGGCACCAGCACTCGGATCCTCGGCTGGGGAATGACCTGCGAGGACGGCAACGACTGCCCGAACCCCCCGATCCGTCTGCAGGAACTGGACACCACGCTCGTCCCCGACGACCGGTGCAGCGAGAACTACAACCCGGCCAACGAGCTGTGCACCGACAGCCCCACCAAGAACGCGCAGGCGTGCATCCTCGACTCCGGCGGGCCGCAGATCAAGGGCCGTCCCGGGCGGTGGGAACTGATCGGGGCAACCAGCCGCGACGGCGACGCCGACCCGGAGTGTGCCACCGGTCCCGGCATCTACACCGACCTGACGGCCCACCGCGCATGGATCGAGCGGGCCACCGCGAAGTGA
- a CDS encoding metallophosphoesterase produces MRRRLGGAVVLLVLVMLFFLPWWTLFASGVDWPFPVFLVGTVVFAAWLVSFPFLMAAGHGRRGSDRAARIADSTLGVIWVLFTWSVLGGLVHLVLMGLGVGGAERARSIAVAVAVVSAGLLAWGHHEAMRVPRVKRLDVHVPRLGGGLDGTRVVVLADTHFGPIDRARWSARVAEAVNALDADIVVHAGDIADGTPAKRREQSAPLGTIRSRLAKVYVTGNHEYFGEAQGWLDRMAELGWEPLHNRHVVVERGGDLLVLAGVDDVTAESSGLAGHRANLLGALAGADPERPVLLVAHQPKYVGQAAAAGVDLQVSGHTHGGQIWPFNFLVRIDQPVVQGLSRHGERTQLYTSRGAGFWGPPFRVFAPSEITLLTLRPGGDRATPERTGDTAADGTDSTAGTGADGS; encoded by the coding sequence CTGCGTCGGCGGCTGGGCGGGGCCGTGGTTCTCCTCGTCCTCGTGATGCTGTTCTTCCTGCCCTGGTGGACGCTGTTCGCGTCCGGTGTCGACTGGCCGTTCCCGGTCTTCCTCGTCGGCACGGTCGTCTTCGCCGCCTGGCTGGTCTCCTTCCCCTTCCTCATGGCCGCGGGCCACGGGCGGCGGGGCTCCGACCGGGCGGCCCGCATCGCGGACAGCACCCTCGGGGTGATCTGGGTGCTGTTCACCTGGTCGGTGCTGGGCGGTCTGGTGCACCTCGTGCTGATGGGGCTGGGCGTCGGCGGCGCCGAGCGGGCCAGGAGCATTGCCGTGGCCGTCGCCGTGGTCTCCGCCGGACTGCTGGCGTGGGGACACCACGAAGCCATGCGCGTGCCCCGGGTGAAGCGGCTGGACGTCCACGTCCCCCGGCTCGGCGGCGGTCTGGACGGAACGCGTGTCGTGGTGCTGGCCGACACCCACTTCGGGCCGATCGACCGGGCCCGCTGGTCGGCGCGGGTCGCCGAGGCTGTCAACGCGCTCGACGCGGACATCGTGGTCCACGCCGGTGACATCGCCGACGGCACCCCCGCCAAGCGCCGGGAGCAGTCCGCGCCGCTCGGGACGATCCGGTCGCGGCTTGCGAAGGTCTACGTGACGGGGAACCACGAGTACTTCGGGGAAGCTCAAGGCTGGCTGGACCGCATGGCGGAACTGGGCTGGGAGCCGCTGCACAACCGCCATGTCGTGGTGGAGCGCGGCGGTGACCTCCTCGTCCTGGCCGGTGTGGACGACGTGACCGCGGAGTCCTCCGGGCTGGCCGGGCACCGTGCGAACCTGCTCGGTGCGCTGGCCGGGGCAGACCCGGAACGGCCGGTCCTGCTCGTCGCCCACCAGCCCAAGTACGTCGGCCAGGCCGCTGCGGCCGGTGTCGACCTCCAGGTCTCCGGGCACACGCACGGCGGCCAGATCTGGCCGTTCAACTTCCTCGTCCGGATCGATCAGCCGGTGGTGCAGGGTCTGAGCCGGCACGGCGAGCGCACGCAGCTCTACACCAGCCGGGGCGCCGGCTTCTGGGGGCCGCCCTTCCGGGTCTTCGCACCGAGCGAGATCACGCTGCTCACCTTGCGGCCGGGCGGCGACCGGGCCACGCCGGAGCGCACCGGAGACACGGCCGCGGACGGCACGGACTCCACAGCGGGCACGGGTGCCGATGGCAGCTGA
- a CDS encoding snapalysin family zinc-dependent metalloprotease, which produces MIKRMAAVAALVPVALGVTSGAASAHPAPRATAAVVTLTYDASGAGQWADAITQGVNNWNAADHNVHLQPATSRGSANFVYVATSGWPQTTLGPIVPGGSRGQVQLGQEAVDEGYDMTRIAAHETGHILGLPDDYSGPCSELMSGHGPGTSCTNAKPNAAEAAQVDRNYASGAAKVSPKRHQIVIDAWHAPVLAGAH; this is translated from the coding sequence ATGATCAAGCGAATGGCAGCCGTGGCGGCACTGGTCCCGGTCGCGCTGGGCGTTACATCCGGTGCCGCTTCGGCGCACCCCGCGCCGAGGGCGACCGCGGCGGTGGTCACTCTGACCTACGACGCCAGTGGAGCAGGACAGTGGGCGGACGCGATCACGCAGGGCGTGAACAACTGGAACGCGGCGGACCACAACGTCCACCTGCAACCGGCAACCTCGCGCGGCTCGGCCAACTTCGTCTACGTGGCGACCAGCGGCTGGCCCCAGACGACACTCGGTCCGATTGTCCCGGGCGGCAGCAGAGGCCAGGTGCAACTGGGCCAGGAGGCGGTCGATGAGGGCTACGACATGACCCGGATCGCGGCGCACGAAACCGGGCACATCCTCGGGCTGCCGGACGACTACAGCGGACCGTGCTCGGAGCTGATGTCCGGCCACGGCCCCGGTACGTCGTGCACCAATGCCAAACCGAACGCGGCAGAGGCGGCACAGGTCGACCGGAACTACGCGAGCGGCGCGGCGAAGGTGAGCCCGAAGCGGCACCAGATCGTGATCGACGCCTGGCACGCACCGGTCCTCGCCGGCGCACACTGA
- a CDS encoding MFS transporter — MLVAEIMDLLDASIVNVAGPDLERSLGATSVGLQWVIGGYALTLGAGLVLGGRLGDRYGRRRMFLIGLGSFTASSLLCATAPNIGTLIAFRLVQGAAGAMLLPQGLGLLRENFSGAELTKVFGVFGPVLGLGGIVGPVLGGGLIQGDFFGLGWRLVFLVNVPIGLVALVVAAKFVPRKPGDRAVLVDSTGAALVALACALLVLPLNQGQDAGWPLWTWLCMAASVAGFALFAVQQRRTAAQGREPLVAFALLRKPAFTVGLGGIALFFGGLIGVQLVLTLFLQIGHRFTAGEAGLGNLPLALGTAIGGAVSGAVLADRIGRAVLQIGPLVQLGGAALLWYELGHIGGTFSIWDIAPGVVVCGIGAGLVIAALFSFILAAVDDDEIGSASGVLSAVQSIGGSIGVAVFGSVFFARATSGDFTTGFHHALLVQGCLLVAFLAITLLLPKKGRPEEFAAPAGEPEGSTGREGTGA, encoded by the coding sequence ATGCTCGTCGCGGAGATCATGGATCTGCTGGACGCGTCGATCGTCAATGTGGCCGGGCCGGACCTGGAGAGGTCGCTCGGTGCGACATCCGTGGGCCTCCAGTGGGTGATCGGCGGCTACGCGCTCACGCTGGGCGCAGGGCTGGTGCTGGGCGGCCGGCTGGGTGACCGGTACGGGCGGCGCAGGATGTTCCTGATCGGCCTGGGATCGTTCACCGCGTCCTCACTGCTCTGCGCGACCGCGCCGAACATCGGGACCCTGATCGCGTTCCGGCTCGTCCAGGGGGCGGCCGGGGCGATGCTGCTGCCCCAGGGGCTCGGCCTGCTGCGTGAGAACTTCAGCGGGGCAGAACTGACCAAGGTGTTCGGGGTCTTCGGCCCGGTGCTCGGACTCGGCGGCATCGTCGGCCCGGTGCTGGGCGGTGGCCTCATCCAGGGAGACTTCTTCGGTCTCGGCTGGCGGCTGGTGTTCCTGGTGAACGTGCCGATCGGCCTCGTGGCCCTGGTCGTTGCCGCGAAGTTCGTTCCCAGGAAACCGGGCGACCGCGCCGTGCTCGTCGACAGTACGGGCGCGGCTCTGGTGGCCCTCGCCTGCGCCCTGCTCGTCCTGCCCCTGAACCAGGGCCAGGACGCCGGCTGGCCCCTGTGGACATGGCTCTGCATGGCCGCTTCGGTGGCAGGGTTCGCGCTCTTCGCCGTACAGCAGCGACGTACGGCGGCGCAGGGACGCGAGCCGCTCGTCGCCTTTGCCCTGCTGCGCAAGCCGGCCTTCACGGTCGGGCTGGGCGGGATCGCGCTGTTCTTCGGCGGGTTGATCGGAGTGCAGCTGGTCCTGACCCTCTTCCTCCAGATCGGCCACCGCTTCACGGCCGGAGAGGCAGGTCTGGGCAACCTGCCGCTGGCGCTGGGTACGGCGATCGGCGGCGCGGTCAGCGGAGCCGTACTCGCCGACCGGATCGGCCGGGCGGTCCTGCAGATCGGCCCGCTGGTGCAGCTGGGCGGCGCGGCGCTGCTCTGGTACGAACTCGGGCACATCGGCGGCACGTTCTCCATCTGGGACATCGCGCCGGGCGTGGTCGTCTGCGGCATCGGTGCCGGTCTGGTCATTGCCGCACTGTTCAGCTTCATTCTTGCCGCGGTCGACGACGACGAGATCGGTTCGGCGTCCGGGGTGCTGTCGGCGGTGCAGTCGATCGGTGGCTCGATCGGTGTGGCCGTGTTCGGCTCGGTGTTCTTCGCCCGCGCCACATCGGGCGACTTCACCACCGGCTTCCACCATGCCCTGCTGGTCCAGGGGTGCCTGCTGGTCGCGTTTCTGGCGATCACGCTCCTGCTGCCGAAGAAGGGCAGGCCCGAGGAGTTCGCGGCGCCGGCGGGGGAGCCGGAGGGGAGCACGGGGCGTGAGGGAACGGGGGCGTGA
- a CDS encoding cupin domain-containing protein: protein MTEAAKTSEPQDGPSVSVVSPGDGETIVLGTTRMRVLEDGSRTEHRLAIAESVLAPHTQGPPQHRHARHDEGFYVLSGTVQFTVGDETHDATAGTFVMVPPGAPHTFANPGDQPAVMLSMFTPDLYVQYFRDLQGVLAAGRPLTPQAGIAMMSRYATRPATDFT, encoded by the coding sequence ATGACCGAAGCAGCGAAGACCAGCGAGCCGCAGGACGGCCCTTCCGTATCAGTGGTGAGCCCCGGCGACGGCGAGACGATCGTCCTGGGCACCACGCGCATGCGCGTCCTTGAGGACGGCAGCCGCACCGAACACCGCCTCGCGATCGCCGAGTCCGTCCTCGCCCCGCACACCCAGGGGCCGCCGCAGCACCGCCACGCCCGACACGACGAGGGCTTCTACGTCCTTTCCGGCACCGTGCAGTTCACCGTCGGGGACGAGACCCACGACGCCACCGCGGGCACATTCGTGATGGTTCCGCCCGGCGCCCCGCACACCTTCGCCAACCCGGGCGACCAACCCGCAGTCATGCTCAGCATGTTCACCCCGGACCTGTACGTGCAGTACTTCCGGGACCTGCAGGGCGTACTCGCCGCCGGCCGGCCGCTGACGCCACAGGCCGGCATCGCCATGATGAGCCGCTACGCCACCAGGCCGGCCACCGACTTCACCTGA
- a CDS encoding ricin-type beta-trefoil lectin domain protein — protein MAELLPVVAVMVATTLVGSSNAEATVPSAPSGFTLTWSDDFNGASGTGIDQSLWKYDTGAGSTFGTGEIETMTSSTSNVHYDGQGHLVLQALHSGSDPASGWTSGRVETQSAAFGAPAGGVVRIESVLQQPNVTTANGAGYWPAFWMLGSTLRSGVTWPKSGEVDIMEDINGRSSDFSTIHCGVNPGGPCNESTGIGSGERACAGCQTGFHDYAVEIDRSVSPEQVRFYLDGTNFFTVKANQVDAATWADAIDHPFFIIYDLAIGGGFPAAYGGGPNAATVSGGKLVVDSVAVYNKAAGGGSGAGRTIIGPGGKCVDVAGDDTGVDGTAVQLWDCQTAAKDQHWTWSGQTLRTLGRCLDIAGGVNANGTKLQLANCNGGGYQNWVANADGSLSNPLTGRCIDSPSGATANGTRLQIYDCNGSAAQKFALA, from the coding sequence ATGGCCGAGTTGCTCCCTGTCGTCGCCGTCATGGTGGCGACCACCCTCGTCGGTTCGTCGAACGCCGAGGCGACGGTGCCCTCGGCGCCGTCGGGATTCACCCTCACCTGGAGCGATGACTTCAACGGTGCCTCCGGCACCGGCATCGACCAGAGCCTGTGGAAGTACGACACCGGTGCGGGCAGCACGTTCGGCACCGGTGAGATCGAGACCATGACCAGCAGTACGTCCAACGTCCACTACGACGGCCAGGGCCATCTGGTGCTCCAGGCCCTGCACTCCGGTTCCGACCCGGCGAGCGGCTGGACGTCCGGACGCGTGGAGACCCAGTCGGCGGCCTTCGGCGCTCCGGCCGGCGGCGTCGTACGCATCGAGTCCGTCCTCCAGCAGCCCAACGTCACCACCGCCAACGGCGCGGGCTACTGGCCGGCGTTCTGGATGCTCGGCTCGACGCTGCGGTCCGGCGTGACCTGGCCGAAGTCCGGTGAGGTCGACATCATGGAGGACATCAACGGCCGCAGCTCCGATTTCAGCACCATTCACTGCGGCGTGAACCCGGGCGGCCCGTGCAACGAGTCGACCGGCATCGGCTCAGGCGAGCGTGCTTGTGCGGGCTGCCAGACCGGCTTCCACGACTACGCGGTGGAGATCGACCGCTCGGTTTCGCCGGAGCAGGTCCGGTTCTACCTCGACGGGACCAATTTCTTCACCGTCAAGGCCAACCAGGTCGATGCGGCCACCTGGGCCGACGCGATCGACCACCCCTTCTTCATCATCTACGACCTGGCTATCGGTGGCGGCTTCCCGGCCGCGTACGGCGGCGGTCCGAACGCGGCCACGGTCTCCGGCGGCAAGCTGGTGGTCGACTCGGTGGCCGTGTACAACAAGGCGGCCGGGGGCGGTTCGGGGGCCGGCCGGACGATCATCGGTCCGGGCGGCAAGTGCGTGGACGTGGCGGGCGACGACACCGGCGTCGACGGCACAGCCGTCCAGCTCTGGGACTGCCAGACGGCGGCGAAGGACCAGCACTGGACCTGGAGCGGCCAGACCCTGCGGACCCTCGGCAGGTGCCTGGACATCGCCGGCGGCGTCAACGCGAACGGCACCAAGCTCCAACTGGCCAACTGCAACGGCGGCGGCTACCAGAACTGGGTCGCCAACGCCGACGGTTCGCTCTCCAACCCGCTCACAGGCCGCTGCATCGACTCTCCGTCCGGCGCCACCGCCAACGGCACCCGACTCCAGATCTACGACTGCAACGGTTCGGCCGCCCAGAAGTTCGCCCTGGCCTGA
- a CDS encoding LysR family transcriptional regulator encodes MELRTLRYFVAVAEELHFGRAATRLHMSQPPLSRAIKQLEAEVGALLFARSPAGVDLTPVGTVLLDEARALLGHADRVRVRVSAAAGVAAITVGILGDGTDPGVTALAAAYRRRHPGIDIRIRDTDLTDPTCGLRAGLVDVALTRAPFDETALTVGALRTDPVGAVLRADDPLAHRDRLRLADLNDRRWFQFPQGTDAVWQSYWNGGTVREGPVVRTVQECVQAVLWNGTVGLAPLGHDLSAELAVVPLIDMTPSRVVVAWNKGDANPLIRSFTETATAAYRR; translated from the coding sequence GTGGAGCTACGGACCCTGCGCTACTTCGTGGCCGTCGCCGAGGAACTCCACTTCGGCCGGGCCGCCACCCGACTGCATATGAGTCAGCCGCCGCTGAGCAGAGCGATCAAGCAGTTGGAGGCCGAAGTCGGAGCCCTGCTGTTCGCCCGCTCGCCCGCCGGCGTCGACCTCACCCCGGTCGGCACGGTGCTGCTCGACGAGGCGCGGGCCCTGCTCGGCCATGCCGACCGCGTACGCGTACGCGTCAGTGCGGCGGCCGGCGTCGCGGCCATCACCGTCGGCATCCTGGGGGACGGCACCGACCCGGGAGTGACGGCGCTGGCGGCCGCCTACCGCCGGCGCCACCCCGGCATCGACATCCGCATCCGCGACACCGACCTGACCGACCCGACCTGCGGGCTGCGGGCCGGGCTGGTCGATGTCGCCCTGACCAGGGCGCCGTTCGACGAGACCGCCCTGACGGTGGGTGCGCTGCGCACCGATCCGGTCGGCGCGGTCCTGCGCGCCGACGATCCGCTGGCCCACCGCGACCGGCTACGGCTGGCCGACCTGAACGACCGCCGCTGGTTCCAGTTCCCGCAGGGGACCGACGCCGTCTGGCAGTCCTACTGGAACGGCGGCACAGTGCGCGAGGGCCCGGTGGTGCGCACCGTCCAGGAATGCGTGCAGGCCGTGCTGTGGAACGGCACGGTCGGCCTGGCCCCGCTCGGCCACGACCTGTCCGCGGAGCTGGCGGTGGTACCGCTGATCGACATGACGCCGAGCCGAGTGGTGGTGGCGTGGAACAAGGGTGACGCCAACCCGTTGATCCGGTCCTTCACCGAGACGGCGACAGCCGCGTACCGCCGCTGA
- a CDS encoding RNA polymerase sigma factor, translating into MESERDEHGDRRSDAQLSMAADDPAAFTPLVEKHSAALHGYFARRMPGAADDLLAEAWLQAFAARRTFDPSRGSARGWLFGVARNVLAGHVRRAARAEVLSQTEVTDPWQAVDQRLDAATLAPALRSALAELPAAEREVMLLVSWEQLTPAEAAAAVGIPAGTARSRLHRARGRLRERITQARPAGRNLAVTGDLA; encoded by the coding sequence GTGGAATCGGAACGCGACGAACACGGCGACCGCCGCAGTGATGCCCAACTGTCCATGGCCGCCGACGATCCGGCGGCGTTCACGCCGCTGGTCGAGAAGCACTCGGCGGCCCTGCACGGCTACTTCGCGCGGCGGATGCCGGGCGCGGCGGACGATCTGCTCGCCGAGGCATGGCTGCAGGCGTTTGCCGCGCGGCGAACGTTCGACCCTTCGCGCGGATCCGCACGCGGCTGGCTGTTCGGGGTGGCCCGCAACGTCCTCGCGGGCCATGTGCGGCGGGCGGCGCGGGCGGAGGTCCTGTCGCAGACAGAGGTCACCGACCCGTGGCAGGCCGTGGATCAGCGGCTGGACGCTGCGACGCTGGCGCCCGCACTGCGCAGCGCACTGGCCGAACTGCCTGCGGCGGAGCGGGAGGTGATGCTCCTCGTCAGCTGGGAGCAGTTGACGCCGGCCGAGGCAGCCGCCGCCGTGGGCATCCCCGCCGGAACGGCCCGTTCGCGGCTGCACCGGGCACGGGGCAGATTGCGCGAGCGGATCACGCAGGCCCGTCCCGCGGGACGGAATCTGGCCGTGACGGGAGACCTGGCATGA